Below is a window of Acanthochromis polyacanthus isolate Apoly-LR-REF ecotype Palm Island chromosome 15, KAUST_Apoly_ChrSc, whole genome shotgun sequence DNA.
gggctggctccaaaaagcttttgctccatagaccccaattcatttttggaaaaaataaaatttgatagactgattttctacagctcaggatttttttcccgttagttttcatggtcaaaatgagagatcaggtggccgatcttaaaataaatcaatactgaattttaaataaatcgttaaagttggcggagccagggggcgtggctatacttgatagacgagcaacagaagcctctgcggtaaaatgtgggcgggataagcgagttctcagccaatcctgcccctagttactctccggtccagtctgtttgatgatgctttttacgtcactggctccaaaaaatccaaaacggcgaccaggaagtagcaaaatccgggcttcattttctcggcgttgaaaccaacgggtgacgtcacggttagtttacgcctggtgtGGATATATttcaacatgagtgcacatctccaagatcattctttacaacaatatcagaatctatgtcctgttcaaataagtgttcaaggatatccaaaccttaaaaatggcataaaagaaaaaataaaaatattaaattaaaaaaataaaataaaataaaaggtgttgccctttctaataacactatcatctctttttcctctgcaaggaaacagttacATCACAACTTagatttcacaaatatgagaacatcagttaaagggctcATCTCCATCATTactctttacaacatcacaatgtcctttttttgcaatatcaaatatcaagcaaattagtgttcacagatatctaatcatcatgaataaagaataattattgtTCCGTGTACGGTCCGTGACCGGCCCACCGGGAATTGTCCCAGTCCTCCTGATTAGCCACCCCAGGCCTGACTGCAcctgtttttagcctttttttagcctttctatttttaaaagtctttgtgtattttgtttttgtaatactGTCTGATTTGCTGTATATGtaacctgtttttgttgttcatcttgTCGTATGCTGCAAAATGAGAAGTAGTTCTCAACTAActttcctggtaaaataaatgtaaaataaaaaataaattaaaaatgtaagtaattAGCACTTTTTCTTCTAATCCAttcatttacatatatttttttttgtatttggcCCTAGTAAATGgataaatccatccattatctacatatctaatcctcattagggtcaccggggagctggagtctatcccagctgacttagagtgaaggcaagAGACACCTTAGACAGgtcagcagtctatcacagggctacatatacagacagacaatcacactcacattcacacctacagataatttaaaatcaccaatcaacctcagcatgtttttggtctgtgggaggaagccggagaaaacccacacatgcacagagagaacatgcagactccatgcagaaagatcccgggaacgccgggacacgaaccgggatCTTTTAACTGCATTGCAAAAGTGCTAATCACCAATCCACCGTACAgcccaaaatgaataaatgttattttaaaaaatgttgcacatttcCTATCCGTTGCCGACCTGCTTGCATGCAGTATAAAATGCAGCATGAAGACTGAGGGAGGTAAAGGATGCTCTAtattttttctatctttttccTGTCAAATCccatgataaaaacaaaacaagctgaGGTCCATCCTACTAATCACTCCTGCATGATCTCATCCCTGTCATCTTCTGTCCACAACTTCATTTGCAGAGCATTGGTTGGTGTTTTCACATAAACTctttattttgcagcatttgaaTGCCTCTGTTTTGGGGATTTCAACTCCTATCAGCAGCTATCCACTGCTATGTGGGTCAGCCCTAAAACGTTGTTTGAAGATACATCCTCAGAAACATTAAAGCAGCgagcagagctgcagaaccCAGCCAGAAATCCCACTGGGCCCATCCACCTATTCAACCATCCCACAGCGCAGCACTACTCCCTCttactgtctctctctgtggtgttgtgtctgtgttttctttctattCTCTAAAATGCATTGATCCAGTTTGTGTAGCACCCTACCTGCAAACTACCCACTGGCCAGTGTGCtagctgactcctctgagccatACACTTTCACTGATgtccaaaaactattaaaaacacagcGGTGAGCCACACTGTTGCCCTGGGTGACGTACGAACACGGGCAGGTTGTTTGAATCAGTCCTACAAACACCACTCTGCTGCCTTTACCCAGAAATGTGCGTTAAATCCAAGGCTAAAAATCCCAACAGACACATGTCGGTTTGGTTCTTTTCATGGGATTAGtcagaaataagaaaaatcatcaccatccttatcctttaatCAGTGGGTGAAGATTTTATTATCCAGCACTGATGACAAAATACTGCGTGCAGAATATTAAAATAGCTCTGCCTGATAGAAGGTGGAGGTTAATGAGTTTATTCAGCATCAGCATTGTCACAGTCTAcctttacactggaaaaaacgctgctctcaaaacaagaacaaaaaactaatttcaaggaacttttactctgaaataagtgaaaaaaatctgctaacagaacaagtgaaaacagcttggtaagatttcttgaaataagatgtgatgtttagaatactgagatcttaaaattagctgggaaaacttatttgaaGCTATATTtaaccaggattgtcaagctttaACCTAAAATatgccagacatgctaaaaaaacaaaacagttttttactcaaaaacagatttttgcttttatgtaacctcctaatttgagatgttttaaccctcttgttgtcttcatttacaggcaccaaaaaatattgtttccttgtctaaaaaaaaatccccaaattcagcaaaaaaatccccaaattcctgaaaatttgcaaaaccttgaggaagaaaattccaataattccttaaaagtgtcCCTTAaaggtttaattttaaaataatcccccaaatttggcaagaaaattgttgtaaatattttcaaaaaatgagtaaaaatcttccacaaaatcctaaaaatatctgaagtgattacatgtatatcagtagaacttctaatattttctttaagaacattcagatttgtaaatgttcttaagaaacatttttaacatttctttttttccaccacaaattttcaaaaaattccaaaaaatgttgaaaatgtgcacatcagaagtttcactgtgaaaatatatatatgtttttttttttccacatttccaaactttaaaagggatcaattttgacccgcaggacgacataaGGGttgaacttattttgagttttcttttaaaattcaactcaaaacaagattaTTTGAAGATTGTTTGAcctgtcttaaaacaagtccctccatcctgctgaaatgtctcctgttaagtgaatttatcgtAAATCAAGTCAGGATGAGATATTCTGACTAAAATTACCAAATAgatttggtaagattttgagtttttgcagtgtacacaGTGAAGTGAGGGTATTTAGTTTCTTACCAGAGCTGCTTGATAAATTCTGCTGAAAGATCTATTGTTACTGTCCTTTCCAAGTCTGTAGGAGCCGACTGGAACAGACGACAGCTTCGATTGAGGAATGACGCCAAGAAACCCGTATCGTTGTAAGTTTTCAGCAACCAGCTTCTATCATCCTTGTGTTACAGAGTTTTGAAGCATCTGTACTTCCTCATTACTTTCAGCTGCAGTGGATGTCCGAGGTCAGGTCAGATCCCTCTATACACGTGAGTACTTTGTGTCTGAAAGTGCTGTGCGGTTGTTTTAGGCCCTTTGGATGTTTGATCAGCCCCTGATTTACTCTGCTGCTTgataatgaccaaaaacacacagacagagtcAGAAAGAAGCATCTTCAGAAACAAGAACAGTGTGGGGTCACGTGGAAGCATTTTCTCTTCAGCTTTATTGCAGAGCTTTTGTATTTGCTAATAGGCTCCTTCTCTGAGAGCTGATGCTGCGTGTGTGGGTTCTCACACATTTACAGAGGTACCATTGGCTCCGAGAACATGGAGAACATTGACAACACGGATGAAGACTTTCACCCGCTGACCCTGAAGAGGAGCATCATACCTCCGTACACACCTACAGCGCAGTGAGACACgtttatcacacacacacattcacttcTCCAGAGCTCTTTTCCCTCTTCATAATAGTTTTTATTACCCTCTTGGTAACTAAAATGCCATCTTGAAGGAGCTCCTATTTCTATCTCACTAACCCTAGCACATTCTGATGCaaacttctgtttctgtatCAGTCGAAGCACCATCCCCGGCTATGCAGGCAAGGCTTCCTATTCTAACTGTGCTGCTGCAGTCTCTGTCCCAGATGTGTCCCATCTTACTTGCTCCTCTGGGTGAGTCTAACAGCAGCTTGTATGAAGCCTGCAGCGCGTGATTAATGTTGTCATTatcgtcattttttaaaagaaacgttctgtttttattgccaCACAATCTGCCTTCCTTCACCCATCACTGCTCTTATGTCTTCAAAACACATTATTTGTGAATGAGTTTGAGATACAGGGCAAGAATTATCACAAGTGTCCACTGGAGGGCAATCCACTGACATCAGGTTGTACTCTGGCTGCACCACGCAGATGAGTCGGTGTTTTAATGTCACTGCGTTTGAGAATGAACTGCAACTCCGAGCAGCTAATACCAACATTACAGTCAacttagaaaataaataatctaaacTGTCCGATTTACATCTTTCTGActgcactgcacacacacacacaaacgcatatAAAGTGCACATATATAATTAATATATTTCTATGATAATGCTGTATTCATGtacatattaatattattattatcatatgAGTCTTTTGATGCTTTGGCAGCATTATTTCCTGACACTTTCATCCCAGTAGCCCCCATTGTAttgaattgaaatgaacaatTTTACCaagaaaattaatgtcattgCTATTTATTGCTcgtaaagaagaagaaaattttTTAGTCAAGCAGGCCTTTTGCACAGAGTAAGGCCTGCCTCAGAGAATCAGCCAGGTGTCTGGGATCAGACCAGAATCCTCTGAATCCTACGACTTTAAATCTTGAGCGAACAAGGCGCTGACAAATCCTCACAGAGATTTACCATGAGATCAGTCACAGTGTTAACTCGCCAAGAGAGACATCTTTCAGCTTAATTATGTTGATACAAATCACAGGAGTGGGGATTGTAATGCGCGGTGGTACAAAAAGCTCCAAAAACTAATTCTGTCacattgaaaaatgaaatgaaagaaaataaaaccactatatggaaataaaaaagcaaaaaatgaggACAGTTAGAGAGAAATGGGCAAACAAGATGAACTATATCACTATAATTTACAGTAGAAAAATGAATAATCACGATTATCTAATGTTCTTTATTTACTTTGTCTTTTCTTCTTGTGCTTATATGTATGTGAGTGGCATTGCTGTAAAGCTTTGCAGGTATCTGCATCAGCCAACTATATGTTATTTATTGCATGAGCGATCTGGTGACATACAGGCTAATGGGCAGTTGGAAAAGGCTGCAGTAATTGGAAATGTTAAAAGcagatggaaaaacaaacaaacaatggaTGTCATTCCTGAAGACAGACAGGTAGGAAATTTGAAATCTTGGAAAACTGGAGAGGAAATTAAAGTTCATTTGAGAATAAAACAATATTAAGACTGTTTGCAGAGGAGATAACCCACTGCaaaaagtctgtttgtcttatttttagtcaaaatgtctcatctcacttggTTTaagataaattaaataaacaagtgacatttcagcaagatggagggacttgttttaagacaacgcatcttaaatatcttgttaagtcaaacaaccttgaaattatcttgttttgagttgtattttacaggaaaaaagTTTAatgcatctcaaattaggaggttacataaaagcaaaaatctatttttgagtgaaaaactgctatttttttatcatgtccggcttattttaagacacctaagcctGACAcctaaaatatagcttaaaataagttttcccagctaattttaacatctcaatattctaaatatcacatcttatttcaagaaatctcaccaagccatttttcacttgttctattgcacagatttttcacttatttcaaggtgaaagtttcttaaaataagtttttttccaGCGCTTTTTACTGcagatttcacattttttaaaaattagcatCAACGGTATatgaaaatgttgtattttaggCGGACACAAAGTCAGCGCAACATTCAAAATATCAGTATATGTGAATGAAAATGATAAGTGCTTTCACATATCTGACTGTGCAGAGCAAACGCTGCTCCACTCTGGGAGCTGGCTGTCTGTTAAGGAGGTGGAAACCTGTTTCCTAGTTGGGCCCCAGTTTAGCGAACTTTACCGGCTTTTGGAACAGGCATCTCCAGATGGCTGAATCCAGAGCAGCTCGTGGTAATGGTGGTTTTTCACAACCCAGATCCATTTTCCTGGAGCCTGACACCCCCAGAGATCTGTTTCCTCTGCTGATTAGGCTGGCCTCccatattttttccccaaaacaaaaaaaagacaagcacTTGGATTGATTAACTGTCTGCCGCAACGGTCAGACGTATCTGGGATTTTTGCTTGCCAAAGCTTGCTCATTACTCAAGTGCCTTTGGGTATTTTTCAAGTGTCAGTCTTCGTTTTTTGATGTTTCACTATGAAGATTAGAGTGGgggtttttggatttttttacaTCATCAAAAATGACCTGTAATGTAATGAGTCCTATAAATAGTTTCATGTTTCCACAGGACAATCAGAGAATCATGGAGGTCTGCGTTTGGTCACGCGGCGCCCCTCTCCCGAATGCTGACCACCGTGAAGCCCTGCAACCCCTTCCTGAGACCTGAGCTCCCTGCCTCACGGAGAGGCATTAGACAAAGCAGATGAGAAAGTTTTGAAGGTGTCAGTTTCCTATTTATGCCATTCAATCTGTTTATATGAATACGCCTATAATGATGTGATGTCAGTGAGTGATTCAGAGTGAGTTGGAGAATAATGAGATGCCCCATTATCATAATTTCCTTGATTTAGATGAGTGGTTTTCTAACTCTGGGTAGCGAGCTTTTGCATTGTCCTCTTAAACATTTGCTCTCTCACTGACTCACTCGCTcactgactctgtgtgtgtgtgtgtgtgtgtgtgtgtgtgtgtgtgtgtgtgtgtgtgtgtgtgtgtgtgtgtgtgtgtgtgtgtgtgtgtgtgtgtgtgtttcagcccACACACTGCCTCTGTCATGAAGGGCAAAGAGGGacaaaaggagaaaatattTGAGGGAAATCAGGATTTTGTGCACTCCTGTTACACACCTGACAATGTAAAATCGATGGCAGGTATAATAGAAGGATTATAAGAAACATTATCTTATTCAAGCTTATTAGCTCAGCAAGTCCATATTAAATACACCCTGCAGTCAGCACTGCACAAATCATTTAGAGGTTTTAGTTTTCTGTAGATGTGACTGTAATGCAAATCGTCATTATTATGAAGTGCCTGGCAGCTACAGctttatgtctctgtggttaGTGCCGCTTCACGCTTAGACAGGAAATAGGGATGAGCTGGTTTTCCTGTTTCTCTTCATCTATAGTTTGTTTAGATTTACATTTCACAAGGATTTGTACTTGAGCACACAGTTGATTTGTGTGACTTAAAGGTTGTGTGATCACTAATGAACACGTCTGAATTCTCTTCTATTTACTTCCATTAATGGGGCTATTCGGTATCTTAGTATCGCACCTAACTGAATAAAACTGggagataaaataaaaagaaaagacaacactgattcaaaaacacaatcaaattGGCAAACTTGGAAGCTGAGATGCTCAGTTTTAACTGTTCAAACTTAAAAAATGGAGTGAATAGatcctacatttcccacaatgcagTTCAGTAGTATCTTTTAATAAACATGATCGGGGTTTTTTCACAGCTACAGAAGTCTGTGGCTGCAGCTCTCCACTATTTTAGTAATTGAGTTGTCCACCTATTATTCCATCAGTTTAGTAtgctttgttttcattaaaaagGACAACAATTTAGGACAACAAAtctaaaaattatttattgcttAAATTGCATATCTCCATACCTAAAGAGTTCAGAGAAGGCAGCAGCTCTCAGGGCAAAGTTATCCTGCATGACAGGCAGAATGGCACACAGCCCCCTTCACAGTTAAGGTGAGGATATATGTACTAATCTGGTAGGCACACAAACAAATCGTCGCTTTGAGGCCAATCTAAACCCCTGGATGAAAAGGATAGCAGTGGACACCACAGACATGCATTTGTTGTTATTCTGCTGGGGGCAGTAACAAGCATGCTTGCTAGTAGTGTTCATGTGCAAAACACACAGTTGCTGACCTATTGTACATGTAAGAAACAAAGTTCTCCCAGCAGAGTACATGAGGGTCCACTGGGGTCCATGTGATGTCAGTTCCATCATTACTTGATGTCCATGCAAATATACACATTTTGTTCGTGTTACGGCCACTGGTGATTGTGTGTTGTCTCGCTTCTGTGGTGGATTTTTTTGGGCCTTTCTATAGGGAGCTGTGGCTGGTTTGAGAGCCTCTCCAGAACCCCAGCAGTCATCTCAGTTAATGTGTCTGGAGCTGAACATCTGTAATCCAGCCTTTGTTCTCCCTGCCTCCTGACCTGTCTGATTGGGCCACCACCCACCTTCATCCAACCAGCCACAGCCATCATCACACCTGGAGAGTATAAATCTGCAACCAAACTCTCATTCAGGGTGGCTGGGATTTAATGTGACCAGTTCGCCGTAGTCCTTAGGTTTCGTAGCCCCTGAGGGGTTTCTACTCAGAAATTAGAGCTCCTGTTAGCAGCTGACTAATTCGGTGAGAAGCTACTTGTGTCTTGAGTGTGCCCTGTAGCCACTCAGGAGTGGTGATTAGCATGTTATGTCTTGTTGGAAATGTCTGTTTTGAGACACTagttttatttagttaattATACGCACTTGATACCCATTTGTATTAGCTCCTGGTgtttgtggtgggtgttgctactGTGcaaggagtttagttgttttgtttttggtcagCTAGTTTGAGAATTGTTagcctttgtttggttttattttgttctttgatttagcagcATCCACCAGCCTTGTTTTCCGTTGTTTAACCATTTTTTTTGGTtacttctgtcactgagcaATAATTCGCTTTACCAAACTAAATACATCTGATTGTTTCTGTTACACCCATCTGACtagctgtgttgtttttatattattgCTGGTATCTAAATCACCTTTACTATGTCTTACAGGTGACCAATCTGCCGATTAACATCACAGCTAGCTTAGCTTCAGTTTTCCAGCTTCGCTGTCAGTGTTTTACATTATAATAAATGTTGTTGGCAGAGTGTGGCTCCTGTACTTGGTCGGTACTTTTGTAACCTCCATCTCAACTAGCAAGCGCGATGATTTACGTTAAATGCTGACATTAATGCTACCCTGTGTCAGGTTCACTCTGTGGTGTGAAAACTGTGACTGGATGCTTTCTGTGGCATTGCAGAGGCGATGATGCTGTACTGTTGGAAAAGGCTTGGTTAGTTTTACAGCAAACACACCACAACAATGCAATCACACAACATGAATAATCCCTAACTCTGGGCCCATTTTGTGGTGTACCCCTGCTTGTCTCTTCTCTTTCCcctattttctttctctttctccattTTGCAATCCACAGTGAAGCTGTATATAGTAACAACACAACTTCAACGCCAAGAATATATAGATGTTTTTAAGTGATCAATTTAGAAATGGTTTCATTATTACAGAAGACACACATGCTTTCAAGCAGTGTTGGCAACTAATTTGCAAAATGTAATCAGTTATAGTGTAATTACCTATGTTCTTTTCTGGCTTTATTATACAGGACATTGGAGAGAGACAGGATAGTgtggagaagagtgggggaaggGCCATGGGCTGGATTCGAACCACTGTGttggggactatagcccctgatTATGGGTCACCATAAACAGCTACCAGGACGCCCTAATCACCTCACTTTAATAGTTATTCCACCGCAAAATTAATGACAATAGTTACATTATTTGTTACTTCAGTTTGACTACTGAGTTCAGCTCTGTCAATGGTGCCTTTGAAAAACTTGAAATCCTTCACAACTAGACTTCACGTATTCTAAGATCAAAAAGTTCTGGGACTGTTTGTTATGCATGTGAATGGAGTCTGGAGTTTGTGTCGTCAAAAGTTTTACTGTAACGCCGTGAGTATCTGAAGGAGTACATGCAGCATGAATAACCCAAAATGTGGTGCAATGCAATGTGGGTGATCCTATGTGCCTTACGCCTGGTCACTTATTATTTCCACACACCCTAATCCCCACATTTGACTACCTGTGATTTCTCTGTCATCCCCAAATTGAAATTCAAGTCAAAGGAGCACCTCTTTACCAGCTTGTTACAGATGGTGTTTGACATGTTTATGTAAAAGGACTTCAAGTGTTGCAGAAGTGCTGGGAGCTACAGAATGAGACTAAGTTGACGAAGATAGCAGCCAAATTTAAAACAGATATGTATGGATTTTTATAGGCACAGACTCTGCACATTTTGATCAGAGTTCACAATCTCAACacacactacagttcaaaaggtTGGGGACACGCAGGCAGTTTTATcctttccataaaaactcacacttttattcatagttgcacaagagttttctaatcatcagttagcctttcaacaccattagctaacacaatgtagcattagaacacaggagtgatggttgctggaaatgttcctctgtacccctatggagatattccattaaaaatcagctgtttccagctagaatagtcatttaccacattaacaatgtctagactggatttctgagtAATGTTATCCTTAttgggaaaaaaactgcttcctttaaaaaataagtacatttctaattgacttttgaacagtagtgtatataaatAGAAAGCAAGAGACGTTTTacatgcaggctgtgttttgaAGATATTTACAGCATCAACAGTTTGTAGCCCAAGAGATGCATTGTAGCCGCACTGCACTTACAGCGAGACCACGAGATTCACGCAAGCCTCCAACTGAACAAACCCCAGTGACTCCTAATTTTAGACTGATGGCTGATGTTAGCAAACTCGCTGGGAACACACCaaattcaaaacacaacaaatgtggAGTGGCATTTGTCTTTTAAACCACCTTCTCACATTTCCAGCCCCTGTTCTGAGCAAATATGCCCCAGA
It encodes the following:
- the LOC127537462 gene encoding spermatogenesis-associated protein 48: MLDLRSYEEVRWDRKLPRRLQAPETTLEKLADPVSERPSSRRYNGRPQLWQSVGADWNRRQLRLRNDAKKPVSFCSGCPRSGQIPLYTGTIGSENMENIDNTDEDFHPLTLKRSIIPPYTPTAQ